One Geotrypetes seraphini chromosome 15, aGeoSer1.1, whole genome shotgun sequence genomic window carries:
- the C1QBP gene encoding complement component 1 Q subcomponent-binding protein, mitochondrial produces the protein MLSSFSRALVSALKFTATRPALEQLLQPGLAAGSLAVVRPFTRGLWMLSGSSRGSSSRSPFLYCRQSLPTCGCGGLHTEGDKALSEFLADEIKEEKKTQKDNSLPKIYGGWELEIHGTEAKLVKKIPGEKITVTFNTNNSIPPSFEEEPEEGQKQDENEPELVSTPNFVVEVTKQDIKQTLVFDCHYPEDEVGQGDGESDIFSIREVSFQPPGESEWKETSYNLNTDSLDWALYDHLMDFLADRGVDNTFADELVELSTALEQQEYIQFLENLKSFVKCP, from the exons ATGTTGAGCTCCTTTTCCCGGGCCTTGGTATCGGCGCTCAAGTTCACGGCTACACGCCCGGCGCTGGAACAACTTCTGCAACCAGGCCTGGCCGCTGGTTCCTTAGCCGTGGTGCGACCCTTCACACGTGGGCTCTGGATGCTAAGTGGCTCTAGTCGCGGGTCTTCCTCAAGGTCGCCCTTTCTGTATTGCCGTCAGAGCCTCCCaacttgtggttgtggggggctCCATACCGAAG GTGACAAAGCACTTTCTGAATTCCTAGCAGATGAAAttaaagaagagaagaaaactcAGAAAGACAATTCTCTGCCTAAGATATATGGAGGATGGGAGCTTGAAATCCATGGCACGGAAGCCAAACTTGTAAAAAAAATACCAGGAGAAAA GATTACTGTCACTTTCAATACTAACAACAGTATTCCTCCTTCATTTGAGGAAGAGCCAGAAGAAGGGCAGAAGCAAGATGAAAATGAG cccgAACTTGTGTCCACGCCTAACTTTGTTGTAGAAGTCACAAAACAGGACATCAAACAGACCCTTGTGTTTGACTGCCACTACCCTGAAGATGAG GTTGGACAAGGTGATGGAGAAAGTGATATCTTTTCTATCCGGGAGGTTAGCTTCCAGCCTCCTGGAGAATCTGAATGGAAAGAAACCAGCTATAATCTTAACACAGACTCGCTGGATTGG GCGCTGTATGACCATTTAATGGATTTCCTGGCTGATCGGGGTGTGGATAACACATTTGCTGATGAATTAGTTGAGCTAAGCACTGCCTTGGAGCAGCAAGAGTACATCCAGTTCTTAGAGAATCTCAAAAGCTTTGTTAAATGTCCATAA